A region of Vigna radiata var. radiata cultivar VC1973A chromosome 10, Vradiata_ver6, whole genome shotgun sequence DNA encodes the following proteins:
- the LOC106774488 gene encoding KH domain-containing protein At3g08620 isoform X2: MQVLPLCTRLLNQEISRVTGKNELVQTQGFGDFDRIRFLNPNHMASPNLTSNFAGWNSLSHERLAGMPGLNMDWQTSPVVPSSPIVKKILRLDIPKDSYPNFNFVGRLLGPRGNSLKRVEATTGCRVFIRGKGSIKDLDKEELLRGRPGYEHLNDPLHILIEAELPASVVDVRLRQAQEIIQELLKPVDESQDIYKRQQLRELAMLNSNFREESPQLSGSISPFTSNEIKRVKTDQ; encoded by the exons ATGCAAGTTCTACCCTTATGCACCAGACTCCTTAATCAAG AGATTTCAAGGGTTACTGGAAAAAATGAATTGGTGCAGACCCAAGGGTTTGGTGACTTTGATAGAATTCGATTCCTAAATCCAAATCATATGGCTTCTCCAAACTTAACATCAAACTTTGCTGGCTGGAACAGTCTGTCACATGAA AGGTTAGCTGGTATGCCAGGACTAAACATGGATTGGCAAACTTCACCCGTTGTTCCAAGTTCTCCCattgtgaagaaaatattaCGCTTGGATATTCCTAAGGATAGCTATCCAAAT tttaattTTGTTGGCCGGCTTCTTGGCCCTAGGGGGAATTCACTGAAGCGAGTTGAAGCTACTACAGGGTGCCGTGTATTTATCAGAGGGAAAGGTTCAATCAAAGATTTAGACAAG GAAGAGTTGTTAAGAGGAAGGCCTGGCTATGAGCACCTGAATGATCCACTTCACATTTTAATTGAAGCTGAACTACCTGCCAGTGTTGTTGATGTAAGGTTGAGGCAAGCACAGGAAATCATACAAGAACTACTTAAACCAGTG GATGAGTCACAGGACATTTACAAAAGACAACAACTAAGAGAACTAGCTATGCTTAATTCCAATTTCAGAGAAGAGAGCCCTCAACTGAGTGGTAGCATCTCTCCATTCACTTCTAATGAAATAAAACGGGTCAAAACTGATCAATAG
- the LOC106774488 gene encoding KH domain-containing protein At3g08620 isoform X1 gives MYNQISLPSSQRANSSNINMRTTFDADSQYLAELLAERQKLGPFMQVLPLCTRLLNQEISRVTGKNELVQTQGFGDFDRIRFLNPNHMASPNLTSNFAGWNSLSHERLAGMPGLNMDWQTSPVVPSSPIVKKILRLDIPKDSYPNFNFVGRLLGPRGNSLKRVEATTGCRVFIRGKGSIKDLDKEELLRGRPGYEHLNDPLHILIEAELPASVVDVRLRQAQEIIQELLKPVDESQDIYKRQQLRELAMLNSNFREESPQLSGSISPFTSNEIKRVKTDQ, from the exons ATGTACAATCAGATTTCCTTACCTTCATCCCAAAGGGCcaattcatcaaacataaaCATGAGAACCACTTTTGATGCTGATAG TCAGTACTTAGCGGAGCTGCTGGCAGAACGCCAAAAGCTTGGACCTTTCATGCAAGTTCTACCCTTATGCACCAGACTCCTTAATCAAG AGATTTCAAGGGTTACTGGAAAAAATGAATTGGTGCAGACCCAAGGGTTTGGTGACTTTGATAGAATTCGATTCCTAAATCCAAATCATATGGCTTCTCCAAACTTAACATCAAACTTTGCTGGCTGGAACAGTCTGTCACATGAA AGGTTAGCTGGTATGCCAGGACTAAACATGGATTGGCAAACTTCACCCGTTGTTCCAAGTTCTCCCattgtgaagaaaatattaCGCTTGGATATTCCTAAGGATAGCTATCCAAAT tttaattTTGTTGGCCGGCTTCTTGGCCCTAGGGGGAATTCACTGAAGCGAGTTGAAGCTACTACAGGGTGCCGTGTATTTATCAGAGGGAAAGGTTCAATCAAAGATTTAGACAAG GAAGAGTTGTTAAGAGGAAGGCCTGGCTATGAGCACCTGAATGATCCACTTCACATTTTAATTGAAGCTGAACTACCTGCCAGTGTTGTTGATGTAAGGTTGAGGCAAGCACAGGAAATCATACAAGAACTACTTAAACCAGTG GATGAGTCACAGGACATTTACAAAAGACAACAACTAAGAGAACTAGCTATGCTTAATTCCAATTTCAGAGAAGAGAGCCCTCAACTGAGTGGTAGCATCTCTCCATTCACTTCTAATGAAATAAAACGGGTCAAAACTGATCAATAG